TGTGTCCCATCTTTAATCTCACAAATATCACATAATTGTTTACTTTTCCAATGTTCATCAAACCCTGGAAACCGTAATTTTTCATTCTAATCAAAATAGGTTTTTAACAAGTTTAAAAAAAATACTTTTTTATATTATTGTAGAGATACTATACTGTAATAAAAAAATTTTTTAAAATTTATGGAGGATTTGTATGTCAGATACTGTTAGAACATGGCGTCATATACAACAAAGATATAATCTTATAGGTTCCAAATGTAACACTTGTGGAGAATTATTCTTCCCATCTCGTGTAGTTTGTCCTAATTGTAGGAGGAAAGGAGATCTTGAACCTTTCCAATTCAGTGGTAAAGGAAAAATATTCACTTACTCTGTAATTAGATCTGCTCCAGATGACTTTAAAAAAGTAGCACCTTATGCTGTTGCTGTAATTGAATTAGAAGAAGGAGCAAAATTAACTGCACAACTTGTTGACTGTGATGTTGACGATCTTGAAATTGGAGATCCTGTTGAAATGGTCTTCAGGAAAATTAGAGAAGATGGTGATGATGGAGTAATCTCTTATGGTTTCAAATTTAGAGTTACAAAATAAAATTGCAATTCTATTAGTGAGCCATGGAAGTAGCTTGCCTTTTGCAGAAGCTACTTTCACAGAGATTAAAAATAAATTTAATAAGGCCACTGGATTTGCTACAGAAGTAGGTTATATGAAAGTAGCTGAACCTTCTATTGCTGGAGCTGTTGAAAATTTAAAAAGAGAAGTTCCAGAACTTGAAAAAATAATAGCTATTCCTGTATTTTTGGCACCTGGAATTCATACTAACATTGATATTCCAACTCTTTTAGGATTAAATCCATTGGAAATTGACCCTAGATGTCCTGATGGAAATTATCCAGAGGATCATTATTTGTCTATTGCTGATGATGTTGATTTTGATGGTGAAATTGAATTATTACCTGCAATTGGAGCTGATGATGATCTTTTAAAAGTTATTAATAAAAGAATTGATGAAGCTTTAGCTGAATCTGAATTAAATGATGATGCTAAAACAGGGATTTTATTAGTTTCTCATGGAAGTAGGTTGAAATATAATAAAGAGTTTATAAGTGAAGTTTATAGGAAATTTGATGAAACTACTTTGTATCCATCTAATTTCGGGTTTATGGAGCTTGTAGAACCTAATATCCCAACTTCTATTAATAAGCTTGTTAATGAAAATGAAATTGACAGATTAGTTGTTGTACCAGTATTTATAGCTCCTGGAGTTCATACAACTTCTGATATTCCAACTATTTTGGGTTTAAAAGACCCAGATTCTCATTCTCATTCACATACTCATGAACATGGTCATGAACATCATCATCACCATGATTTGGAAGTAGTTGATTTTGAAGGTGAAATTTTATATCCTGAACCTATTGGTTCTGATGATATTTTAATAAATATATTAATAAAAAATATGGAAAAGGTTTTATGAATTCCATATTTTTCTTAATTTAATTTTTTAAGTGATTATAATGACTAGTGATTTATCTAAAACTGGAATTTTACTTTTAAGTCATGGTAGTAGATTAGACCAAGGTGAAAAAGTAATTAAAGCATATACTGATATGTATAAGGAAGAATTCCCTGAAGCTATTGTTGAATATGGTTTCATGGAAATGAGAGAACCTAATATTCCTCAAACTATTAATAAATTAACTGAAGGTAATGATTTAGAAAAGATTATTGTTGTTCCTGTATTTGTTGCTCATGGACTTCATACAAAAAGGGATATTCCTAAATTGTTAGGAATTGAAAGTGATTTTGATGAATCAAAAGTATCTGGAGGTCATAGTCATGACCATGACCACGGACATCATCATCACCATCACCACCATGATCATGATGAAGAAACATTTGATTTTGATGGTGAAATAATCTTAGCTGACCCGTTAGGTATTGATACTCGTTTATATGAAATTATAAAAGAAAGAGTATCTCAAAACTTATAATTTATTAAATCATCACCATTTTTTTGGTGATGAACTCTTTTTTTCATATTAAACATTTATATATCATAAAATGTATAATTTATATTACATTATTGAAAAAATAATGATATGTTTCGTGATATTATGAAGTTTAATAAAATATTTTTATTTACTTTAATATTATTAGCAGCATTATCTGTTTCAGCAGTAAGTGCTGAATCATTTGACGGTAATAATACTGTTACAGTAAATGATGTTAATAATGTTATTGTATCTGAACAAATATCTGCAGATAATACTGCAGATGTAATAGGTGCATCTGAACCTTCTGTTTCTGATGTTAATGAAAATGAAAATACTGGAGATAACGGAACTACTCCTGATACTAATGGTTCTACTGAGAATAATTCAACATCAAATGATACTAATTCCAGTATAATCTCTGAAGATCTTTCTTTATTTTTTAGAAATGGTACTAAATTCAGTGCTATTTTCTTAGATGAAGATGGAAATCCATTAGCTAATACAAATATTACATTTATTATTAATGGAGTAAATTATACTAGGGCTACTGATGCTAAAGGTGTTGCTTCCATAGCAATTAATCTTGCTGCTGGAGAATATTCTGTAAAATCTATAAACCCAGCTACCAATGAATCTGTTATAAACAATTTAACTGTTATTTCAACTATTAGTGCGGGTAATATAATTAAATTATACAAAAACGGTACTCAGTACTATGCTACTTTTGTAGATGGTCAAGGTAATGTTTTAGTTAATAAAACTGTTAAATTTAATATTAATGGTGTTTTCTACCAACGTGACACTGACGAAAATGGTACTGCTAGATTAAATATTAATTTATATCCTGGTGAATATATTTTAACTGCTTACAATCCAATTAACAATGAAGCAATAGCTAGTAATATCACTGTAATATCTACTATTAATGGATCAGATATTAAAAAATATTATAGAAATGGTACTCAATATACTGCTACCCTTGTAGATAGTAATGGAAATATTTTAGCTAATAAAACTGTTAGATTAAATATTAATGGTGTTTTCTACAACCGTACTACTAATGAAAATGGTACTGTTACATTAAATATTAATTTAATGCCAGGTAATTACACTATTACAGTTTACAACCCAACAAATGGTGAAGAAAACTCTAATAATGTTCTTGTTTTATCTAAACTTGTTGCAAAGGATGTTAAAATGGACTACCAATCTGGTGGAAAATACTCTGTAACTGTTTTAGATGATCAAGGTAATACATTAGCTAATAAAACAGTTAAATTAAATATTCATGGTGTTTTCTACGAACGTGTTACTAATGAAAATGGTACTGCTTACTTAAATATTAATTTAATTCCGGGTGTATATACCTGTACTGCTTATTATGGAGATTCAGTTACTTCAAGTCAAGTTACAGTAAATAAATTAACTCCATCTATTAATGTTTTAACTCCTACTGTTAAAAAAGGAGATTATTATAAAGTTAAAGTCACAGAGAAAAAATCCGGAAACCCTATTGTAAATCATTTAATTATATTTGTTTACAATGGAACTGCATATGGTGCATTCTCTGATGCTGATGGTGTAGCTAAAATTAAAATAGGGTTACCTGTTGGAACATACAGATTAGTAACTGGTATTCAACAAGATCCATGGTATACTACCCTTTCAGTTTGGAATATTGTTAATGTTACTGCTTAAGTGGAAATTTTTTCCATATTTTTCTTTTTTTAACTAGTTTTAGAATTTAATGCATTGTTTTTTATTATACTTAAATAAGGATTGGATAATATATTTTTTCTTAATTTCATTAAATTTATTTTTCATTATATAATTAAATGCATATTTAATTTTTATAAAATCAAATAGAAAAAAATATATTCTAATTTTTATATAATCTATTATCATGTGATAAACATATTATAATTTTTTGATAGATTATATATTTTATCATGTATTTAATTAAAAAAATGTTGAATTGATTTACATGAATTTTAAGTATACCTTTATATTATTTATTTTAGTTTTAGTTAGTTCTGTATCTTTTGTATCAGCTACAGATTCATCAATTTCTGAAATAGATAATATTAATTTTGAAAGTAATCAGAATTTATATGAAAATTTGGAAGTATCAAACACTAATGAAATAGAAACTAGTGCTGATTTAAAAAATGTTGATTCTAGTTTTATAGAAGATACAAGTAATCCTCCTGAAAAAGAAGAGTATAATATCCACATTAAAAATATTACTATTGGTAATGAAACTAATGATACAAATATTTTTAAAACAGTAATTAAGGGAGATGACATATCTATAACAAATTCAAATCTTCCAATTACTATTAAAACACACACTACAACTGTTTATCAAACACAACAACTTAACTTGTACCTTTTAACTTCTAATGGTGGAAGAGTTATATTAAATAATCAACCAATAACTATCACTTTAAACGGTGTTTCATACACCAGATATTTTGATGAAAATGGGATTGCTTCTATAAATATAAATTTGGTAGCACGTTCAACACCTTATTCAGTTAACTGTTATTTTTCAGGTTATGGTAACTTTTTATCATCTTCATCATCATTTAATATGAAGGTTATACAGAAAAGTGTTAATTTATATTACTTAACAAATGTGGTAAATAAAGGAGTTAGTGGTGAAGGATTTAGAGCAAAGTTAATTGATCAATTTAATGTTCCAGTTATGAATAAAGCAGTTAAGATTAAAATAAATGGTGTTACTTATTCAAGAGATTCTAATAATTATGGTATTGCAAATTTAAATATTAATCTTAATCCTGGAACATACAGTGTTGATTATTGGTATGATAACGAAGAAAAAGGGTATAGTTCTTTAGCTAAGCAAACAGTGAGTTTAACTGTAAAAAGTGATGGTAATAGTTTAATTAAAACAACAATTTCACGTTTAAATTATACACTTCAAGAATCTAGTAAAATTGCAGTTAAATTATCTGATGCAAATGGAAATCCGATTTCAAATAAAAATATAAACATATGGTTAGGTATTAATAAGATAATATCTAGCACTACAAATAGTAAAGGTATAGCTTATTTTGACATGTTTAGTACTAATTTTGGTGATGCTACATTTACTTTTGTTTTTGAAGGGGATTCTGTTTATAGATCTACAGGAGTTGTTAATACATATGTATGTATTGAAAAAACTACATCTAATAAATATTCTTCTTCAGATTCAAATGGTGGATCAAATATCCCATTATCTTATTACAAAACAAGTTATAATACATATGATAATTATACTAGTTCATATATTCAAAAATTAGCTAGTACATTAACTGCATCATGTAGTGATGATTTAGAAAAAACAATTGCAATCCATCATTATGTGTATGTGATAAATTATGAAAATTATGGTAATCATAAATATGGTGGAAAGGAAAGTTTACTTAGATATGCTGGAAATTGTCTTGATAAAACTTCTGCTTTTGTAACATTATTAAGGGCTGTTAACATTCCGGTTCGTTATGTTTTAGGTGATAATTATCCTTCATCTACTGTTGGTCATGCATGGGCGCAGGTTTGTTTTGATAATACGTGGGTTGTTTCAGAAGTAACTAATACTCTTTCATTTGGGGATTGGCAACATGGTGCAACCTATTCAAATAAACAATATGGAGTAATTGTTTCTTAAAGCATATTTTTTAATTTTTTGAGTCTGTAAAATTTTACAGACTCTTTTTTTAAAAAACTTATTTAACCTATAAAACTTATATTATTATCATGACTTTAAAGGTCTCAGATATTGGGGAAAAGGAGTTAATTAATTATATTTTATCTAATTGTGAAACTATAACTCCTGATGACACAGCTATTACTTCAGTGGCTGATACTAATTTAATTTCTACTTGTGACATGCTTATTGAGTCAAAACATTTTCCTGAAAACATGTCTTATTTTCAAATGGGTTTTAAGGCTGTCACTGTCAATGTTAGTGATCTTGCTGCTATGGGTGCTAGTCCTTTGGGTTTTTTGCTGTCAATAGCTCTTCCAAAGGATTTTGAAGTTGAAAATTTTAAACAAATTTTTGATGGTGTTTTGGAAGCCTGTGAATATTATAATATTCATTTAATTGGTGGGGATACTAATGAAGCTGGTGAAATTATAATTTCTGGAACTGCATTAGGTCTTTGTAGTAATCCTTTGATGAAGAATACTTCTAGAAAAGGGGATTTAATTGTTTTAACAGGTGATGTTGGATTAGCTGCTTTAGGTTTTAATTTAGGAAATGATGATAATATTTACACTAAAAAAGCTTTAGAACCATTAGCTAAGATTAATGAGGGGCTTAATATTAAATGTGCTGGTGGAACTTCTGCTACAGATATTACTGATGGATTAGCTAGTGAACTTTATGAGATGAAAAGAAAAGATATTGGTTTTATGATTTATGAAGATAAGTTTAATGTTTCTGAAGAGTATAAGTCATTAGCTGATAAATTAAATCTTAATTATCTGGATTTACTTTTGCATGTTGGGGAGGATTTTGAATTAGTTTTTACAATAGCTGGGGAAAATTTAAGTAAGTTGGATTTTGATTATAAGGTTATTGGTGAGGTTACAGATTCTAAAAAGGTTGAAATTACTTTAAGTGATTCATCTGTTGTTGAAGTTAGTTCTAGAGGATATGATCATTATGTTAGTTAGCAATAATCTTTTTAAGAAAAGTTCCAAGTCAAGGAAAGTAAGGTGTGAGATTTGTTCTAATTATTGTAAGATAGCTGATGGTGGTTATGGTATTTGTAAACAGCATAAGAATGTAAATGGGGAGTTGTTTGATGAGAGTTTTGGTGTTGTTTCTTCTTTAAGTGCTGATCCTATTGAAAAAAAGCCGTTGTATCATTTTTTACCTGGTACATTAACATATTCTGTAGGTGGTTTTGGATGTAATATGGTCTGTTTACATTGTCAAAACTACATGATTTCACAAGAATTTGATAAAATTTCTAATAGAATTAATATATCTCCAGAAGTGATTGTGGAAAAGGCTATTGATCAAGGATGTAAGTCACTTTCATGGACCTATAATGAACCTACTATACATTTACCTTTTAACAGGAAAACTTCTTTATTGGCTAAAAGAAAAAATCTTAAAATTATCTATGTAAGTAATGGATATATGTCTAATCAATCATTAACTGAAATTTTAAATTTTGTTGATGCGTTCAATATAGACTTGAAATCCATGTCTCAAAAATTCTATAAAAAAATATGTAAAGCAGATTTAAATGTTGTTTTAGAGAATTTAAAAAGAATATATGATTCTGGAAAACATTTGGAAATTACAAACCTGCTTATAAACGATTACAATGATTCATTAGATGAAATTAATAAATTAACTAATTATATAGTTGATAATTTAGGTTGTGAAGTACCTTTACATTTTTCAAGAGCATTTCCATATTATAAATTAAATAATATTTCCCCAACTATGGAAAACAGATTATTTGAAGCTAAAAAAATAGCTCATGAAAATGGTTTAGAACATGTTTATATTGGAAATATGGATTGTGATAAAAATACATACTGTCCACAGTGTGGTGAAGTAATTTTAAAAAGAAACAATTATTCTGTGGAACTTTTAAATAAAAATAATAAATGTGAAAAATGTGGGAAAGAATTAAATATTAAATTTTAAGTGTTGGTTTCATGTATTTTATTCACCAAAACTTACTCTTTCGAATTTTTCAAGTGTTTTTAAAGATTTAGTAGCATCTAAACCTATTTTTGTTGTTGTACCATCACTTTGAGCTACTGGATCAAGAGATGAACCACGTACATTAGGGATAATCATTAAATCTCTATCTCCTTTTACACGTGTAGCTATTGCATATTCAATATCTTGCGGGTCAAAAACATCAACATCAGTATCTACAACCACTGCATGTTTAAGTGATGGATGTGCAGATAATGCTGCCATAATTGCATTTTTTCCATCTCCTTCAGTTTGTTTGTTAATGGAAATAGCTGCATGTAACCAGCAACAACCTCCTTCTGTTAAAACAACATTTTCAACAGTTGGAACTGCATTTTTAACAGATTTGAAAATTCTAGGTTCTTGAGGAAGACCTTGTAATAATTTATGTTCAAATCCTGCAGGTAAAATTCCATGATAATATGGATTATCCTTTTTAATATGCATTTTACTTAAATTAATTATTGGCTGGTCACGGATAATATCATAAGTGTCAGTTAAATCTACAAATGGGCCTTCGGCTGTAGTTTCACTTACTGATATTTTACCTTCTAAAATAATATCTGCCTGAGGAACTTCTAAATCACCACATTTAATAAGAGTTAATTCCCCATTTTTAAATGCATTAGCTACATCCATTTCATTATAATCAATTGGGATTGAAGTTGTACTTGCAAGTAAAATTGCAGGGTCCATTCCAATAGCTATTGCAATTTCCAAATCTTTTCCTAGTTTTTGAGCTTTTTGGAAGTATGTATAAAGATTTCTTGGAACTATTCTGACAGCTAGTCTTTTATCATCTAAAACCATCATTCTGTGAATTGATGCATTTTGAATACCTGTTTCTGGGTCACGGGCAAATACAACACCTGCAGTAATATATTTGCCTCCGTCACGTTTGTAATGAGTTAAAATAGGTATTTTATCTAAATTAGCTTCACTAGTATTATAATCGGAAAAGTCTGTGAATTTATCCACTTTAATAGGATTATCACTAGCTTCTATGATTTTTTGAGTAATTTCACTTACTTCACAGTTAATTGATTTAGCTATTTTTTCTCTTGTATTGCAGATTCCTGAGATAATAGGTAAATCATATCCTTTCACATTTTTAATAATAACTGTATCTTTAGGGTATTTTCTTAGCTCTTTAGCTACTTCAAATTCACTGGAAAGTTCAGCTGTTATTTCGATAATGTTATCATTTTTAATATCCATATTAATCCCTATATGTTAATTTTTTTATTTTTTAATTTTTCTAAAAGTTCTAAAAGATGAGGGTTGTTAATAGAAAGTATTTCTCCACTTAAAACTGCAGCATTACGACCATTATTAACTCCAACAGTTGCTACTGGTACTCCTGGAGGCATATTTACAGTTGAAAGTAAATAGTTGTTTCCAAGTTCATTTTCACATG
The uncultured Methanobrevibacter sp. genome window above contains:
- a CDS encoding adhesin, which translates into the protein MKFNKIFLFTLILLAALSVSAVSAESFDGNNTVTVNDVNNVIVSEQISADNTADVIGASEPSVSDVNENENTGDNGTTPDTNGSTENNSTSNDTNSSIISEDLSLFFRNGTKFSAIFLDEDGNPLANTNITFIINGVNYTRATDAKGVASIAINLAAGEYSVKSINPATNESVINNLTVISTISAGNIIKLYKNGTQYYATFVDGQGNVLVNKTVKFNINGVFYQRDTDENGTARLNINLYPGEYILTAYNPINNEAIASNITVISTINGSDIKKYYRNGTQYTATLVDSNGNILANKTVRLNINGVFYNRTTNENGTVTLNINLMPGNYTITVYNPTNGEENSNNVLVLSKLVAKDVKMDYQSGGKYSVTVLDDQGNTLANKTVKLNIHGVFYERVTNENGTAYLNINLIPGVYTCTAYYGDSVTSSQVTVNKLTPSINVLTPTVKKGDYYKVKVTEKKSGNPIVNHLIIFVYNGTAYGAFSDADGVAKIKIGLPVGTYRLVTGIQQDPWYTTLSVWNIVNVTA
- the amrS gene encoding AmmeMemoRadiSam system radical SAM enzyme; its protein translation is MLVSNNLFKKSSKSRKVRCEICSNYCKIADGGYGICKQHKNVNGELFDESFGVVSSLSADPIEKKPLYHFLPGTLTYSVGGFGCNMVCLHCQNYMISQEFDKISNRINISPEVIVEKAIDQGCKSLSWTYNEPTIHLPFNRKTSLLAKRKNLKIIYVSNGYMSNQSLTEILNFVDAFNIDLKSMSQKFYKKICKADLNVVLENLKRIYDSGKHLEITNLLINDYNDSLDEINKLTNYIVDNLGCEVPLHFSRAFPYYKLNNISPTMENRLFEAKKIAHENGLEHVYIGNMDCDKNTYCPQCGEVILKRNNYSVELLNKNNKCEKCGKELNIKF
- a CDS encoding transglutaminase-like domain-containing protein, producing MNFKYTFILFILVLVSSVSFVSATDSSISEIDNINFESNQNLYENLEVSNTNEIETSADLKNVDSSFIEDTSNPPEKEEYNIHIKNITIGNETNDTNIFKTVIKGDDISITNSNLPITIKTHTTTVYQTQQLNLYLLTSNGGRVILNNQPITITLNGVSYTRYFDENGIASININLVARSTPYSVNCYFSGYGNFLSSSSSFNMKVIQKSVNLYYLTNVVNKGVSGEGFRAKLIDQFNVPVMNKAVKIKINGVTYSRDSNNYGIANLNINLNPGTYSVDYWYDNEEKGYSSLAKQTVSLTVKSDGNSLIKTTISRLNYTLQESSKIAVKLSDANGNPISNKNINIWLGINKIISSTTNSKGIAYFDMFSTNFGDATFTFVFEGDSVYRSTGVVNTYVCIEKTTSNKYSSSDSNGGSNIPLSYYKTSYNTYDNYTSSYIQKLASTLTASCSDDLEKTIAIHHYVYVINYENYGNHKYGGKESLLRYAGNCLDKTSAFVTLLRAVNIPVRYVLGDNYPSSTVGHAWAQVCFDNTWVVSEVTNTLSFGDWQHGATYSNKQYGVIVS
- the cfbA gene encoding sirohydrochlorin nickelochelatase, whose product is MTSDLSKTGILLLSHGSRLDQGEKVIKAYTDMYKEEFPEAIVEYGFMEMREPNIPQTINKLTEGNDLEKIIVVPVFVAHGLHTKRDIPKLLGIESDFDESKVSGGHSHDHDHGHHHHHHHHDHDEETFDFDGEIILADPLGIDTRLYEIIKERVSQNL
- a CDS encoding UbiD family decarboxylase, whose protein sequence is MDIKNDNIIEITAELSSEFEVAKELRKYPKDTVIIKNVKGYDLPIISGICNTREKIAKSINCEVSEITQKIIEASDNPIKVDKFTDFSDYNTSEANLDKIPILTHYKRDGGKYITAGVVFARDPETGIQNASIHRMMVLDDKRLAVRIVPRNLYTYFQKAQKLGKDLEIAIAIGMDPAILLASTTSIPIDYNEMDVANAFKNGELTLIKCGDLEVPQADIILEGKISVSETTAEGPFVDLTDTYDIIRDQPIINLSKMHIKKDNPYYHGILPAGFEHKLLQGLPQEPRIFKSVKNAVPTVENVVLTEGGCCWLHAAISINKQTEGDGKNAIMAALSAHPSLKHAVVVDTDVDVFDPQDIEYAIATRVKGDRDLMIIPNVRGSSLDPVAQSDGTTTKIGLDATKSLKTLEKFERVSFGE
- the thiL gene encoding thiamine-phosphate kinase, which gives rise to MTLKVSDIGEKELINYILSNCETITPDDTAITSVADTNLISTCDMLIESKHFPENMSYFQMGFKAVTVNVSDLAAMGASPLGFLLSIALPKDFEVENFKQIFDGVLEACEYYNIHLIGGDTNEAGEIIISGTALGLCSNPLMKNTSRKGDLIVLTGDVGLAALGFNLGNDDNIYTKKALEPLAKINEGLNIKCAGGTSATDITDGLASELYEMKRKDIGFMIYEDKFNVSEEYKSLADKLNLNYLDLLLHVGEDFELVFTIAGENLSKLDFDYKVIGEVTDSKKVEITLSDSSVVEVSSRGYDHYVS
- the cfbA gene encoding sirohydrochlorin nickelochelatase, whose amino-acid sequence is MVSNLELQNKIAILLVSHGSSLPFAEATFTEIKNKFNKATGFATEVGYMKVAEPSIAGAVENLKREVPELEKIIAIPVFLAPGIHTNIDIPTLLGLNPLEIDPRCPDGNYPEDHYLSIADDVDFDGEIELLPAIGADDDLLKVINKRIDEALAESELNDDAKTGILLVSHGSRLKYNKEFISEVYRKFDETTLYPSNFGFMELVEPNIPTSINKLVNENEIDRLVVVPVFIAPGVHTTSDIPTILGLKDPDSHSHSHTHEHGHEHHHHHDLEVVDFEGEILYPEPIGSDDILINILIKNMEKVL
- a CDS encoding Zn-ribbon domain-containing OB-fold protein: MSDTVRTWRHIQQRYNLIGSKCNTCGELFFPSRVVCPNCRRKGDLEPFQFSGKGKIFTYSVIRSAPDDFKKVAPYAVAVIELEEGAKLTAQLVDCDVDDLEIGDPVEMVFRKIREDGDDGVISYGFKFRVTK